In the Pseudomonas sp. DTU_2021_1001937_2_SI_NGA_ILE_001 genome, one interval contains:
- a CDS encoding autotransporter assembly complex family protein yields the protein MKLSRLASSLFILSVSTGAHAQARLEVNVSPANAPLRENVEGYIGSLGDRDAAALKQFRLSAEQQALTAAQALGYYQARVETEVKDGKEPQLIVRIEPGEPVRLRQVTIRVEGPAASLKAFRVPKSDALQPGKPLNHGYYEDAKKLIQNQASRYGFFSGRFTRQQLRVDPQGGVADIELVFDSGPRYRLGPVSFSGDTPLDADLLRRMVPFKENTPYDSQLIADLNQAMQSSGYFEGVRVDATPDPTQGEVIPVQVQLETRKPRTMGLGLGFSTDVGPRGKVNWTRHWANPQGHSYGLESELSGPRQNIGLWYDVPLDPPLTDKLRYAGGYQYEEIAGTDTLSKLLTLGPEWHSQLPSGWERVLSLKWQREEYRLGDDSGLSNLLMPGVSYSFLRSDNRIDPHNGYRLQFDAQVAAEGMLSDTNLLRGSATLKGLTTLADKHRFLGRVQVGGNWTNGYASIPPSLRFFAGGDQSVRGYDYQTLSPTNSAGDRIGGRYMVAGSAEYQYSIAEKWRVAAFVDQGNAFNNLELPSLKTGVGFGVRWVSPVGPLRLDLAHPLDGDGGVRLHFSMGPEL from the coding sequence ATGAAGCTTTCCAGACTAGCCAGCAGCCTGTTCATTCTTTCCGTCAGTACGGGGGCTCACGCCCAGGCGCGTCTGGAGGTCAACGTGAGTCCGGCCAACGCGCCGCTGCGCGAGAACGTCGAGGGCTATATCGGTAGCCTGGGTGACCGCGATGCCGCGGCATTGAAGCAATTTCGCCTGAGCGCCGAACAGCAGGCGCTGACGGCCGCCCAGGCCCTGGGCTATTACCAGGCGCGTGTCGAAACCGAGGTCAAGGACGGCAAGGAGCCGCAGTTGATCGTGCGCATCGAACCCGGCGAGCCGGTGCGCCTGCGCCAGGTGACCATCCGCGTGGAAGGCCCGGCTGCGTCGCTCAAGGCCTTCCGGGTGCCGAAAAGCGATGCCCTGCAGCCCGGCAAGCCGCTGAATCATGGCTACTACGAAGACGCCAAGAAACTCATCCAGAACCAGGCCTCGCGCTACGGCTTCTTCAGTGGCCGCTTCACCCGCCAGCAACTGCGCGTCGATCCCCAGGGCGGTGTGGCAGACATCGAACTGGTATTCGACAGCGGCCCGCGCTATCGGCTCGGCCCGGTCAGCTTCAGCGGTGACACGCCGCTGGACGCGGACCTTCTGCGGCGCATGGTGCCTTTCAAGGAAAACACCCCCTACGACTCGCAACTGATTGCCGACCTCAATCAGGCGATGCAGTCGAGTGGTTACTTCGAAGGTGTGCGGGTGGATGCCACGCCAGATCCGACGCAGGGCGAGGTGATTCCGGTGCAGGTCCAGCTGGAAACCCGCAAGCCACGCACCATGGGGCTCGGGCTGGGCTTCTCCACCGACGTGGGGCCACGTGGCAAGGTCAACTGGACGCGTCACTGGGCCAACCCGCAAGGCCACAGCTATGGCCTGGAGTCCGAGCTGTCGGGGCCACGGCAGAACATCGGGCTGTGGTACGACGTACCGCTCGACCCGCCGTTGACCGACAAACTGCGCTATGCCGGCGGCTATCAATATGAAGAGATCGCCGGCACCGACACCCTCAGTAAATTGCTCACCCTTGGCCCGGAATGGCACAGCCAGCTGCCCAGTGGCTGGGAGCGGGTGCTGTCGTTGAAATGGCAGCGTGAGGAATACCGCCTGGGTGATGACTCGGGGTTGAGTAACCTGCTGATGCCGGGGGTGAGCTATTCCTTTCTGCGCAGTGACAACCGTATCGACCCGCACAACGGTTACCGTCTGCAGTTCGACGCCCAGGTGGCCGCCGAAGGCATGCTCTCCGACACCAACCTGCTGCGTGGCAGCGCTACGCTCAAGGGGCTGACCACCCTGGCGGACAAGCATCGCTTTCTTGGCAGGGTGCAGGTGGGTGGCAACTGGACCAACGGCTATGCATCAATCCCTCCTTCGCTGCGCTTCTTCGCCGGTGGTGACCAGAGCGTGCGCGGCTATGACTACCAGACGCTGTCGCCCACCAATTCGGCCGGTGACCGGATCGGTGGCCGCTACATGGTCGCCGGCAGCGCCGAATATCAATACTCCATTGCCGAGAAATGGCGTGTTGCGGCGTTCGTCGACCAGGGCAACGCCTTCAACAATCTGGAGCTGCCCAGCCTGAAGACCGGCGTAGGCTTCGGCGTTCGCTGGGTGTCGCCGGTCGGCCCGCTGCGCCTGGACCTGGCCCACCCGCTGGATGGCGACGGCGGTGTGCGCCTGCACTTCTCCATGGGGCCGGAGCTATGA
- the xthA gene encoding exodeoxyribonuclease III, whose translation MKIVSFNINGLRARPHQLAALIEKYQPDVIGLQETKVADEQFPQAEIEALGYHVHYHGQKGHYGVALLSRHMPLALHKGFEGDDEEAQKRFIWGTYADHDGQPVTIMNGYFPQGESRDHPTKFPAKRRFYADLQELLESRFDPEQPLIVMGDVNISPQDCDIGIGADNAKRWLKTGKCSFLPEEREWMERLKNWGLVDSFRHLHPEVNDRFSWFDYRSRGFEDQPKRGLRIDLVMASRALLPRLKAAGVDYDLRGMEKPSDHAPVWLELS comes from the coding sequence ATGAAAATTGTCTCGTTCAACATCAACGGCCTGCGCGCCCGCCCCCATCAACTGGCGGCACTGATCGAGAAATACCAGCCGGATGTTATCGGCCTGCAGGAAACCAAGGTGGCCGACGAACAGTTTCCCCAGGCCGAGATCGAGGCCCTGGGCTACCACGTGCATTACCACGGCCAGAAAGGCCATTACGGCGTGGCGCTGTTGTCGCGGCACATGCCACTGGCCTTGCACAAGGGGTTCGAGGGCGATGACGAAGAGGCCCAGAAGCGTTTCATCTGGGGCACCTACGCCGACCACGACGGCCAGCCGGTGACCATCATGAACGGCTATTTCCCTCAGGGTGAAAGCCGCGACCACCCCACCAAGTTTCCCGCCAAGCGACGCTTCTACGCCGACCTGCAGGAGCTGCTGGAGAGCCGCTTCGACCCCGAGCAGCCGCTGATCGTCATGGGTGACGTGAACATTTCGCCGCAGGACTGTGACATCGGCATCGGCGCAGACAACGCCAAGCGCTGGCTGAAGACCGGCAAGTGCAGCTTCCTGCCGGAAGAGCGCGAGTGGATGGAGCGCCTGAAGAACTGGGGGCTGGTGGACAGCTTCCGCCACCTGCACCCGGAGGTGAACGACCGCTTCAGCTGGTTCGACTACCGCAGCCGTGGTTTCGAGGACCAGCCCAAGCGCGGCCTGCGCATCGATCTGGTGATGGCTTCCCGCGCACTGCTGCCGCGCTTGAAGGCAGCCGGAGTGGACTACGATCTGCGCGGCATGGAAAAACCGTCGGATCACGCACCGGTATGGCTCGAACTGAGCTGA
- a CDS encoding SCO family protein, translated as MNHNFSRRQVLAGLSMLSMGGLLAGCGDSNVLPFKHGKDMSNQILGRNFKLRDVDGNVKTLTSFRGYMPMVFFGFTQCPAICPTTLARAAQIKKLMGADAPIFQVVFITLDPERDTPEVIDRYVKAFDPSFVALSGTPEETAATAKEFGVFYEKVPMGDTYTLSHTATSYVYDSRGVLRLSLGHKLTAQQCTEDLQILMEVC; from the coding sequence ATGAACCATAACTTTTCCCGCCGCCAGGTACTGGCTGGTCTGTCCATGTTGAGCATGGGCGGCCTGCTGGCCGGCTGTGGCGACTCCAATGTGTTGCCGTTCAAGCACGGCAAGGACATGAGCAATCAGATTCTCGGTCGTAACTTCAAGCTGCGTGACGTGGATGGCAACGTGAAGACGCTGACCAGCTTCCGCGGCTACATGCCGATGGTGTTCTTCGGCTTTACTCAGTGCCCGGCCATCTGCCCGACCACCCTGGCGCGGGCGGCGCAGATCAAGAAGCTGATGGGCGCCGACGCGCCGATCTTCCAGGTGGTGTTCATCACGCTGGACCCCGAGCGTGACACGCCCGAGGTGATCGACCGCTACGTCAAGGCCTTCGATCCCAGTTTCGTCGCGTTGTCCGGCACGCCCGAAGAAACCGCGGCCACGGCCAAGGAGTTCGGGGTGTTCTACGAAAAGGTTCCGATGGGCGACACCTATACCCTCTCGCATACCGCGACCAGCTACGTGTACGACAGCCGTGGCGTACTGCGCCTGAGCCTGGGCCACAAGCTGACTGCGCAGCAATGCACCGAAGACCTGCAAATTCTCATGGAAGTCTGCTGA
- a CDS encoding GNAT family N-acetyltransferase has translation MSDSTAPQIDIRQLDSGYSRETRKLLFQAYRNDPNFAYVFNAQREGYEQRVMATVRELVKQHFLQDLPALGLFVDDRLAGVALIAPPQRRLGVTESWAWRLRMVISTGLSCTQRYLDYYNAVLACLPSEAVHVLPLVGLDPEYQRQPFGQKLSEQLLQALHDWCAVDEHSRGVVLDTGNPRYLEFYKQQGYQEIGEVVVGPIREHIFFHPSPRAVPPATQAAS, from the coding sequence ATGTCTGATAGCACCGCTCCCCAGATCGACATTCGCCAACTCGACAGCGGTTATTCGCGCGAAACCCGCAAGCTGTTGTTCCAGGCCTATCGTAACGATCCGAATTTTGCCTATGTGTTCAACGCCCAGCGCGAGGGGTATGAGCAGCGGGTGATGGCCACCGTCCGCGAACTGGTCAAGCAGCATTTCCTGCAGGACCTGCCGGCCTTGGGCCTGTTCGTCGATGACCGGCTCGCCGGTGTGGCACTGATCGCGCCGCCGCAGCGTCGCTTGGGCGTCACCGAAAGCTGGGCCTGGCGCTTGCGCATGGTGATCAGCACCGGCCTGAGCTGCACGCAGCGCTATCTGGACTACTACAACGCGGTACTGGCCTGCCTGCCGAGCGAGGCGGTGCATGTGCTGCCACTGGTCGGTCTGGATCCCGAATACCAGCGCCAGCCGTTCGGTCAAAAACTCTCCGAGCAACTGCTGCAGGCCTTGCACGACTGGTGCGCGGTGGACGAGCACTCCCGAGGCGTGGTGCTCGATACCGGAAATCCCCGCTATCTTGAGTTCTATAAACAACAGGGCTACCAGGAAATTGGCGAAGTGGTGGTGGGGCCGATCCGGGAGCACATCTTCTTCCATCCCAGCCCCCGGGCCGTGCCGCCCGCGACCCAGGCGGCTAGCTAA
- a CDS encoding DUF2946 family protein — translation MKFVRAHHVSLARLLAGLILLGALACSVGHGQMLAALAPAATAEICGPDGATSHMHAGHGMGQGEHGVLMQLAQFDCAYASKLIMGLAGFVALGWLLRVLRRRALLPESPVWRPARHSSPGCAAQAP, via the coding sequence ATGAAATTCGTCCGCGCCCATCACGTATCGCTGGCCAGGTTGCTGGCCGGCCTGATTCTGCTCGGTGCTCTGGCCTGCAGCGTCGGCCACGGGCAGATGCTGGCTGCCTTGGCCCCGGCGGCCACGGCGGAGATCTGCGGGCCTGATGGCGCAACCTCGCACATGCACGCCGGGCATGGCATGGGGCAGGGCGAGCATGGCGTACTGATGCAGCTGGCGCAGTTCGACTGTGCCTATGCCAGCAAGCTGATCATGGGGTTGGCCGGTTTCGTCGCACTGGGCTGGCTGCTGCGCGTGCTGCGACGCCGCGCTCTGCTGCCCGAAAGCCCGGTTTGGCGGCCAGCGCGCCACAGCTCACCAGGGTGCGCTGCCCAGGCGCCCTGA
- a CDS encoding copper chaperone PCu(A)C: MNTLIRNPFKAALAAFSLLTLSLPALAETQVKDAWVRATVPGQPATGAFMELTASTDSKLIGVASPAAKTVEVHEMSMKGEMMSMKPVSSVELPAGKTVVFDSEGYHVMLIGLVAQVKEGDQIPLILTIQDAKGERQTLEVQAQARALNSSAHDAHAGHGTHAGH, translated from the coding sequence ATGAATACGTTGATCCGTAACCCGTTCAAGGCCGCCCTGGCGGCGTTTTCGCTGTTGACCCTGAGCCTGCCGGCGTTGGCCGAGACCCAGGTGAAGGACGCCTGGGTGCGCGCCACCGTGCCGGGCCAGCCGGCCACCGGCGCCTTCATGGAACTGACCGCCAGCACCGACAGCAAGCTGATCGGCGTCGCCTCGCCAGCGGCCAAGACCGTCGAAGTGCATGAAATGAGCATGAAAGGCGAGATGATGAGCATGAAGCCGGTGAGCAGTGTCGAGCTGCCGGCCGGCAAGACCGTGGTGTTCGACAGCGAGGGGTATCACGTGATGCTCATCGGCCTGGTGGCCCAGGTGAAGGAGGGCGACCAGATCCCCCTGATCCTGACCATCCAGGACGCCAAGGGCGAGCGTCAGACCCTTGAGGTTCAGGCCCAGGCACGGGCGCTCAACAGCAGCGCCCACGATGCCCATGCCGGCCACGGCACCCACGCCGGGCATTGA
- a CDS encoding transcriptional regulator, which produces MDVAAADSRFLKALAVAVVDHQSGTFKDIAQAAGVSKATLNRFCGTRANLVEMLHEHSSALMLQAVQQADLDKAEPLAALQSLIDGHLANREMLIFMMAEWRPDFAEDGVEMRRWQPYADAMDAFFLRGQHAGVFRIDISAPVLTELFCSMIFGLVESERRGRVARAAMSGVLRQFFLDGASARVSPV; this is translated from the coding sequence ATGGATGTAGCCGCTGCAGATTCGAGATTTCTCAAGGCCCTGGCCGTCGCCGTGGTGGATCACCAGAGTGGCACCTTCAAGGACATCGCCCAGGCGGCCGGGGTGAGCAAGGCTACGCTCAACCGCTTTTGCGGCACGCGGGCAAACCTTGTCGAAATGTTGCACGAGCACAGTTCGGCGCTGATGCTGCAGGCCGTACAGCAGGCCGACCTGGATAAGGCCGAACCTCTGGCGGCGTTGCAAAGCCTGATCGATGGGCACCTCGCCAACCGCGAAATGCTGATCTTCATGATGGCCGAATGGCGGCCGGATTTTGCCGAAGACGGTGTCGAAATGCGCCGCTGGCAGCCTTATGCCGACGCCATGGATGCCTTTTTCCTGCGTGGTCAGCATGCCGGGGTCTTTCGTATCGACATCAGTGCCCCGGTACTCACCGAGCTGTTCTGTTCAATGATCTTCGGCCTGGTGGAGTCCGAGCGCCGTGGGCGAGTGGCGCGTGCGGCGATGTCCGGAGTCTTGCGCCAGTTCTTCCTCGACGGTGCCTCGGCCAGGGTCTCCCCGGTGTGA